From the genome of Opitutaceae bacterium, one region includes:
- a CDS encoding PIN domain-containing protein has protein sequence MIDAILDTGVLVGALDRDDQWHAWAAAAFADICQPALTCDAVVSETCFLLRSAPNARETIFLMIERGILRIVPVLPEESPAVRTLLSRYGQRMDYADACLVRLSELHRKHTILTTDAEDFRVHRRFGRQALALLAP, from the coding sequence GTGATTGACGCCATTCTCGACACGGGAGTGCTGGTCGGGGCGTTGGACAGGGACGATCAATGGCACGCCTGGGCGGCGGCGGCGTTTGCGGACATTTGCCAGCCGGCACTCACCTGCGATGCCGTTGTGTCGGAAACCTGTTTCCTGCTGCGCTCCGCGCCCAATGCGCGCGAGACGATTTTTCTCATGATTGAACGCGGCATTCTGCGCATTGTTCCCGTGCTGCCGGAGGAGTCGCCGGCCGTGCGGACGCTGCTTTCCCGATATGGACAGCGAATGGACTACGCCGATGCGTGCCTGGTCCGTCTGTCGGAGCTGCACCGAAAGCACACGATCTTGACGACCGATGCCGAGGATTTCCGCGTGCACCGCCGATTCGGACGCCAGGCGCTGGCCCTGCTCGCGCCATAG
- the argF gene encoding ornithine carbamoyltransferase — protein sequence MKHFLKETDFTLPEAAEVFALARELKATRGRRATPVLAGQTWAMIFSKSSTRTRVSFEVGIHELGGNPLFLNRNDIQLGRGETIEDTARVLSRFVHGLIVRTFDHGEVERLAAAGSIPVINALTDFLHPCQIYTDAFTVAERWSGGTGGDLLASLRGRKIAFLGDTACNMAYSWVLGANLFGMKISLGGPEAFRPTKEFDAFLAREGFAGGYRFTADPFEAVKGADIVYTDVWVSMGKEEESRQRLKTLSPYQVTARLFAAARPDAWFLHCLPAHAGEEVTQEVLDNPRSVIFDQAENRLHVQKAILAQLAKARGGS from the coding sequence ATGAAGCACTTCCTCAAAGAGACTGACTTCACTTTGCCTGAGGCGGCGGAAGTCTTTGCCCTGGCCCGGGAACTCAAGGCGACGCGCGGGCGTCGGGCGACTCCTGTGCTTGCCGGTCAGACCTGGGCGATGATCTTCTCCAAATCGTCCACGCGCACACGGGTCTCCTTTGAGGTGGGCATTCATGAGCTCGGCGGCAATCCGCTTTTCCTCAACCGGAACGACATTCAACTGGGTCGGGGCGAAACCATCGAGGACACGGCGCGCGTGCTGTCGCGGTTTGTGCACGGCCTGATTGTCCGCACCTTCGACCACGGCGAGGTCGAGCGTCTCGCGGCGGCGGGCTCCATTCCGGTCATCAATGCGCTCACGGATTTCCTGCATCCCTGCCAGATCTATACGGACGCCTTCACGGTGGCGGAGCGCTGGAGCGGCGGGACGGGCGGTGACTTGCTTGCCTCGCTGCGGGGTCGGAAGATTGCGTTTCTTGGGGACACCGCCTGCAACATGGCGTATTCCTGGGTGCTTGGCGCGAATCTGTTTGGCATGAAGATTTCCCTGGGGGGACCCGAAGCGTTCAGACCGACAAAGGAATTCGACGCCTTTCTCGCCCGCGAAGGATTCGCCGGCGGGTACAGGTTCACCGCCGATCCATTCGAGGCGGTGAAGGGTGCGGACATTGTCTATACGGACGTCTGGGTCAGCATGGGCAAGGAGGAGGAGTCGCGGCAGCGGCTGAAGACGTTGTCGCCCTATCAGGTGACAGCCCGGCTGTTTGCTGCGGCGCGGCCCGACGCCTGGTTCCTGCACTGTCTGCCCGCGCATGCCGGCGAGGAAGTGACGCAGGAGGTTCTCGACAACCCGCGCAGCGTCATATTCGACCAGGCGGAGAACCGCCTCCATGTCCAGAAGGCCATTCTCGCCCAGCTCGCGAAGGCGAGGGGCGGGTCCTGA